The genomic interval TGGCGCTGTTTGATGGCGCGGCGCGGTTCCACGGCACCAACCCCTTGGCCTTTGCCGCGCCAGTACCGGGCAGCCAGCCATGGCTCTTGGATATGGCCACTTCATCGATCCCGATGAACCGGGTGCTGCTGCATCGCTCACTGGGCCTGGAACTTCCCGCCGGCATCGGGGCCGACAAGCATGGCAATCCGGCCACCGACCCCAATATCGTCGATATGCTGCTGCCGTTGGGTGGGGCCGAATACGGCTATAAGGGCGCTGCGCTTGCCGGGGTCGCGACGCTGTTCTCTGCGCTTTTGACCGGTACCACGCTCGATAGCGAATTCATCCCGATGTATGGCGGCGACGATATTTCGACGCCCCGCAATATGGGCCATTTCGTGCTGGTGGTGGACCCCGACAAGTTCGTCGGGCGGGACCTCTTTGGCGCGATGATCACGCGCTATCTGTTCAATCTGCGCTCTGCTCCGGTGCGGGCAGGGGCAGAGCGCGTGATGGCGCCGGGTGATCGCGAATGGGAAGTGATGGCCACGCGTCAGCAGGACGGCGTGCCGGTTGATCCCGACACGGTCCGCTTTCTTGGGCTGTAGCGGCTAGTTGTCTGCGTCGTCCTCGTCGGGCGGCACATAGATCACGTCCTTGACGGTCAGCACCTGATCGACGATTTCAAACACCACTTTGGCGCTGCCGCCAGTGGCGCAGCAATTGGCGTCGTCGTCCTTCCAGAGCAGGGTGTCGGCGACGATGCCGTATTCCCAGTCGTTGAAGTTGTATTTGACGCCTTTCCAGATCCCCAGGCCCTTGGGCAATCTGTCCCCGATGGTGCCTTGCCAGCTGTCGATATTGACAGGGTACCAGCCGGTTTCAGACTCGCCGGTGTTGAACAACAGGTCGGCGTTCAGGCTGGCGGTGCCGTTGCTATAGCCCTCGACATGCAGCAGGCCGCTATAGGTGATTTCCGGCACGGAATAGCGATAGGCCTCGTGGGCTTCGGCGAGTTTGACCCAGGCGCCGTCGTCATAGTGGTACAGCACTATATTGCCGATGGAACCGTCGTATTCGGTTGACCCGCCCTGCGTCTGGAAGGCGATGTCGAAGCCGCCATCATCCTTGTTCAGGTACCCGGCACTGATGACGTGGCAGTCATCCAGCACCTCGCCGATACAGGTCGCGCCAAAACCTGCGAACAGGTCGTCTTCGGCCATGGCGTCCTTGGGGAGGAACACCACGACGCCTGCCGTTGCAATCAGCGCCAGAATGATCAGCTTGGTGAATTTCATCGCATACCTCCGGCCCCCAATCTGCGACAGGGAACCGATGCGGTCATCCTCCAAATGGGGGGATGGTTTATGCGCAGCCGGAAAAGGCCTGCAGCGGGCGGAGAGCCCCGGCGCAACAGGCCTTTGGCTTGTGGATTAGTCTTCGCGGTAGATGTCGAACGGGCCAAAAGCCTGCGTCGTCGCCATCAATTGCAGGCGGTTGACGTTAACGTGAGCGGGCAGCGTCGTGGTCCAGAAGATGGATTCCGCGATATCATCGGCATTCATCGCCTTGGTGCCGGCATAAGGCTTTGATGCCTTGCCCTCATCGCCCTTGAAGCGCACCAGCGAAAATTCGGTTTCGGTCAGGCCCGGCTCGATATTGGTGACGCGGACATTCTTGCCCTGCACGTCCGAGCGCAGGTTGAGCGCGAAC from Devosia sp. 2618 carries:
- a CDS encoding Ldh family oxidoreductase, encoding MQTDNTPLFLAALLEEKVSARLREAGASEASLQAATRAMLHASLVGVDSHGVRLTEHYCNMLGGGRLNKNPELKVDIRAAGSAMVNGDDGLGHYAAYKAVEVGIELAKTSGVGAVGVTHSSHLGAAGAYALAGAEQGFITFATTNTDSMVALFDGAARFHGTNPLAFAAPVPGSQPWLLDMATSSIPMNRVLLHRSLGLELPAGIGADKHGNPATDPNIVDMLLPLGGAEYGYKGAALAGVATLFSALLTGTTLDSEFIPMYGGDDISTPRNMGHFVLVVDPDKFVGRDLFGAMITRYLFNLRSAPVRAGAERVMAPGDREWEVMATRQQDGVPVDPDTVRFLGL